From the Salvelinus fontinalis isolate EN_2023a chromosome 21, ASM2944872v1, whole genome shotgun sequence genome, the window AAAGATGAGCTCAATAAAGTCATACTTGACATGTGGgagtttttcttttcttttaagATTTCATCTTCAATGCACTGTCAATACAATCAGTAATGCACTTTACAATCAGTAAAGCACTTTACAATCAGGAAAGCACTTTACAATCAGTAAAGCACTTTACAATCAGTAAAGCACTTTACAATCAGTAAAGCACATTACAATCAATAAAGCACTTTACAATCAGGAAAGCACTTTACAATCAGTAAAGCACTTTACAATCAGTAAAGCACTTTACAATCAGTAAAGCACTTTACAATCAGTAAAGCACTTTACAATCAGGAAAGCACTTTACAATCAGTAAAGCACTTTACAATCAAGAAAGCACTTTACAATCAGTAAAGCACATTACAATCAGTAAAGCACTTTACAATCAGTAAAGCACTTTACAATCAGTAAAGCACTTTACAATCAAGAAAGCACTTTACAATCAAGAAAGCACTTTACAATCAGTAAAGCACTTTACAATCAGTAAAGCACTTTACAATCAGGAAAGCACTTTACAATCAGTAAAGCACTTTACAATCAAGAAAGCACTTTACAATCAGTAAAGCACTTTACAATCAGGAAAGCACTTTACAATCAGTAAAGCACTTTACAATCAGTAAAGCACTTTACAATCAGGAAAGCACTTTACAATCAGTAAAGCACTTTACAATCAGTAAAGCACTTTACAATCAAGAAAGCACTTTACAATCAGTAAAGCACTTTACAATCAGTAAAGCACTTTACAATCAGGAAAGCACTTTACAATCAAGAAAGCACTTTACAATCAGTAAAGCACTTTACAATCAGGAAAGCACTTTACAATCAAGAAAGCACTTTACAATCAAGAAAGCACTTTACAATCAGTAAAGCACTTTACAATCAGTAAAGCACTTTACAATCAGGAAAGCACTTTACAATCAGTAAAGCACTTTACAATCAGTAAAGCACTTTACAATCAGGAAAGCACTTTACAATCAGTAAAGCACTTTACAATCAGGAAAGCACTTTACAATCAGTAAAGCACTTTACAATCAGTAAAGCACTTTACAATCAGGAAAGCACTTTACAATCAGTAAAGCACTTTACAATCAGTAAAGCACTTTACAATCAGTAAAGCACTTTACAATCAGTAAAGACATCGTGTCTCTTCATGTCTCTTCGTGTCTCATCGTGTCTCATCGTGTCTCTTCGTGTCTCATCGTGTCTCTTCGTGTCTCTTGGTGTCTCTTCGTGTCTCTTGGTGTCTCTTGGTGTCTCTTCGTGTCTCATCGTGTCTCTTCGTGTCTCATCGTGTCTCTTCGTGTCTCTTCGTGTCTCTTGGTGTCTCTtcatgtctcatcatgtctctTTTCTCTCCAGAGTCTCCAGAATGAGCATGGTGAGTGATCTATTATTTACATACTGTTCGTGATCACATTGATTTATTGATCACGTTTATTTATTGATCACGTTGATTTATTGATCACATTGATTTATTGATCACGTTTATTTATTGATCACGTTTATTTATTGATCACATTGATTTATTGATCACGTTTATTTATTGATCACATTGATTTATTGATCACGTTTATTTATTGATCACGTTGATTTATTGATCACGTAGATGTATTGATCATGTTGATTTATTAATCACGTAGAATTATTGATCACGTTGATTTATTGATCACGTTGATTTATTGATCACGTAGATTTATTGATCACGTAGATTTATTGATCACGTAGATGTATTGATCACGTTGATTTATTGATCATGTTGATTTATTGATCACGTATAATTATTGATCACGTAGATTTATTGATCACGTTGATTTATTGATGTTAGTTGTGTTGAAATGATTTCAGAGGATAACACATGAAAGCTTTAATGAAGTGGATGGTTACCATGGTTATTCAAATATGTTCACGATCAACAGCTCCATGCCATGTGCCCCTGATATAcctgctacaccataccacaatacacactacactacactaaacaccacacacactacacacacaccacacacaccacactacactacactacacacacactacacacacactacacacacaccacacacactacacacactacacacacaccacacacaccacactacactacactacacactacactaaacaccacacacacactacacacacaccacacacaccacactacactacactacacacacactacactacacacacaccacacacaccacactacactacacacacactacacactacactacactacacactacactacacacacaccacactacactacactacacacacactacacacacactacacaccacacacacacaccacacacactacacacacaccacacacaccacactacactacactacacactacactaaacaccacacacaccacacacactacacacacaccacacacaccacactacacactacactacactacacacacactacacacacactacacacacactacacaccacacacacacaccacacacaccacacacacacactctgctctgtctctctctccccctctctctctgatctctccctctctcccctctccctctctcccctctctctctgatcttctcctctttctctctctctctctctctctattctctctttctgctctcgaccccccccccttctctactctctctctctcgctctctactctctctcactctactctctctctctcacactctactctctctctctctactctctctctactctctctctctctctctctctaatctctctctctcgctctctactctctctctctcgctctctactctctctctgctctctactctctctctctactctctctctgctctctccctactatctctactctctgtctctctgtctctctctgtttctctctctctctgccacattATCCCCTTGGATCGTTTCCTGCCTCAGCGGTACCATTGAGTGCACCAACATAAGACAGTAGCCCTGTACTTTGTTTCCCCTGATCCACCTATTCATAGGGAATCCCCCCAACCCAGGGCCGCTTTCATCCCCTCTAATACACCTCTCTACACATTCTGCTGAACGTAACACTGGGCTGGGGGAATGAAGAGaaagagttacagagagagatacagagagagagatacagagagggagagacagagagggagagagagaggggggagaggaatacagagagagagatagagagaacgatagagagggaggggaggagaggggggaagagagggaaagagagatagaggggggagggagagggcgagaggaatacagagagagaggaagagagagggggggggagcgaGAAAGGGACCGATACAacgagagagagattgagtgCGTGCTGGGATGGGAGGGTCCAGTCTGACTTCCTCTCCTGCTCTCCGCCCCAACCAGATGCTGTGAGTAACGCCTCACCCCAGCTGCCAGACCAGCTCCTCGACCAGCTGCCAGACCAGCTCCCCGACCAGCTCCTCAACCAGCTGCCAGACCAGCTCCTCAACCAGCTCCCCGACCAGCTCCCCGACCAGCTCCCCGACCAGCTCCCCGACCAGCTCCTCAACCAGCTGCCAGACCAGCTCCTCAACCAGCTGCCAGACCAGCTCCCCGACCAGCTCCTCAACCAGCTCCCCGACCAGCTCCCCGACCAGCTCCTCAACCAGCCCCCCGACCAGCTCCCCGACCAGCTCCTCAACCAGCTCCCCGACCAGCTCCTCAACCAGCTCCCCGACCAGCTCCTCAACCAGCTCCTCAACCAGCTCCTCAACCAGCTGCCAGACCAGCTCCCCGACCAGCTCCCCAACCAGCTCCCCGACCAGCTCCTCAACCAGCTGCCAGACCAGCTCCCCGACCAGCTTCCCGACCAGCTCCTCAACCAGCTGCCAGACCAGCTCCCCGACCAGCTCCCCGACCAGTTCCCCAACCAGCTCCTCAACCAGCTCCCCGACCAGCTCCCCGACCAGTTCCCCAACCAGCTCCTCAACCAGCTCCCCGACCAGTTCCCCAACCAGCTCCTCAACCAGCTCCCCGACCAGCTTCCCGACCAGTTCCCCAACCAGCTCCTCAACCAGCTCCCCGACCAACTCCTCGACCAGCTGCCAGACCAGCTCCCCGACCAGCTCCTCAACCAGCTCCCCGACCAACTCCCCGACCAGCTCCCAGACCAGCTCCTCAACCAGCTCCCCGACCAGCTCCCCGACCAGCTCCCCGACCAGCTCCTCAACCAGCTCTCCGACCAGCAGCCAGACATCAGAGACTCCTCCACCACGTCTCCTCATCAGGCCACAGCCTCAACAGCACCTGCCTCTGGGGAGCAGCCAAATAAACCTGGTAGGTGCTGGgtggggggaggaaggagaggtttGGACCAGAGCCAAGAGAGGACAGTACTAGGACCAGGGGGGGTTACGGGTAGTAGCTAGCTAACGGAGAGTGAGGGAGGTACAATGTGGCAACCCACAGACGGAGAGTGTAGGAAggtacaaagtggctcagtgattCATGTTTGAATCTCAACGTGAAAAAAACTGTCTGCATGTCCTTCACAAAGGTGGTATCTGatgttactgagccagatgtctgtgtgtcaggggagaagctccagatgtctgtgtgtcaggggagaagctccagctggtatcagatgctactgagccagacgtctgtgtgtcaggggagaagctccagatgtctgtgtgtcaggggagaagctccagctggtatctgatgctactgagccagatgtctgtgtgtcaggggagaagctccagatgtctgtgtgtcaggggagaagctccaggtggtatctgatgctactgagccagatgtctgtgtgtcaggggagaagctccagctggtatctgatgctactgagccagatgtctgtgtgtcaggggagaagctccaggtggtatctgatgttactgagccagatgtctgtgtgtcaggggagaagctccagctggtatctgatgctactgagccagatgtctgtgtgtcaggggagaagctccagctggtatctgatgctactgagccagatgtctgtgtgtcaggggagaagctccagctggtatctgatgctactgagccagatgtctgtgtgtcaggggagaagctccagctggtatctgatgttactgagccagatgtctgtgtgtcaggggagaagctccagctggtatctgatgctactgagccagatgtctgtgtatcaggggagaagctccaggtggtatctgattttaagtaccttggcatcgtACTCGATTCCAACCTCTCTATTAAAAGCAGGTGAAAAAGTCAACTCAAATGACCAAATTCAACCTCGCTAATTTTGGATTTAtatgaaattgtttgactacagaggtaacaaaactgtacttcaaatctatgatactcccccacttaacatactgcttgactagttgggcccaagcttgctgtacaacagtaagacctattcagtctgtctacaaacaggctctcaaagtgcttgataggaagcccaatagccatcatcactgttacatcctcagaaagcatgagctcctgagttgggaaaatctggtgcagtacaccgacgcatgtcttgtattcaagatcctaaatggcctggctcctccccctccactcagtacttttgttaaacagaaaacccaaacatatggcagcagatccacaaggtctgccatgagaggtgactgtatagttcccttaaggaaaagcacctttagtcaatctgctttctctgtgagagcttcccatgtctggaatacactgccatcagacacacataactgcaccaccgATCACACTGTCACACAAAGACATAAAGatatggctaaaggtcaatctgACTAGTCAACATCATCCCTAGCTGTCTATTGTCGCTTTCCTTCTTGTCTGTAGCCGGTGAGGTGTGGAAACATTGTTGCTTTTTgtgctgtttctctgtctgtgtgctaCGTGTCTCTAATTCTATGTTTCTCTAATTCTATGTTCTCTGTCTGCATTCTACGTGTCTCTTGTTCTATGttcctctgtctgcatgctacgtgtctCTTGTTCTATGttcctctgtctgcatgctacgtgtctCTTGTTCTatatttctctgtctgcatgctacgtatCTCTTGTTCTAtgttctctgtctgcatgctatgtGTCTCTTGTTCTatatttctctgtctgcatgctacgtatCTCTTGTTCTATGttcctctgtctgcatgctacgtgtctCTTGTTCTATGTTTAACAGACTAACAGACTGTAACATATTAACACTGACCATGTAACTATATGATCATGTGACCATGTAACTATGTGACCATGTAACTATGTGACCATGTGACCATGTAACTATGTGACCATGTGACCATGT encodes:
- the LOC129819129 gene encoding uncharacterized protein LOC129819129 → MLMSLQNEHDAVSNASPQLPDQLLDQLPDQLPDQLLNQLPDQLLNQLPDQLPDQLPDQLPDQLLNQLPDQLLNQLPDQLPDQLLNQLPDQLPDQLLNQPPDQLPDQLLNQLPDQLLNQLPDQLLNQLLNQLLNQLPDQLPDQLPNQLPDQLLNQLPDQLPDQLPDQLLNQLPDQLPDQLPDQFPNQLLNQLPDQLPDQFPNQLLNQLPDQFPNQLLNQLPDQLPDQFPNQLLNQLPDQLLDQLPDQLPDQLLNQLPDQLPDQLPDQLLNQLPDQLPDQLPDQLLNQLSDQQPDIRDSSTTSPHQATASTAPASGEQPNKPAMYAMEINVEKDRKTGDTRILSASAVSPDEVPDRGVKVFDDGRKVVYEVRSGGSSTLDNGVNRWSSQQVDELMKRVGATTGCAQGGKAKVTVKPGDADDLKTSPRSTDRSADLPTNYTPYTTPPAVPSSATTAHKMPQAPSTPITTQPPPYREVISEGEVTEAPQATAEKPITMIFMGYHNVDDQDETKRLLGFDGTIKAEIVLIDDDDEKSLREKTVTDGYSTMDGNAADLVSGARPLSDTTDLSSEGKDESSATATKELSSPAGIEKKKPCYCCTIM